The proteins below come from a single Odontesthes bonariensis isolate fOdoBon6 chromosome 18, fOdoBon6.hap1, whole genome shotgun sequence genomic window:
- the LOC142367702 gene encoding cyclin-dependent kinase 5 activator 1 encodes MGTVLSLSPGSRKPGYYDNHPGSLSRYPSLSSRSLNSQKDRGLKRGQSIFLPALTWKRLVASTKKKGNAKKGPGGGGGPAAPGDPLNNNNIINLYQKDAVLHLNRENVKKSLSCANLSSYEGPGGPGLGYGGPGGGGPGFGYSRSQQLSSVKKVPQGASSPRRVIVQASTSELLRCLGEFLCGRCYRLKQLSPADPVLWLRAVDRSLLLQGWQDQAFVTPANVVFVYMLCRDVVDGDLVASEHELQAILLTCLYLSYSYMGNEISYPLKPFLVEAGKEAFWDRCLAIIDATSAKMLRINADPHFFTQVFAELKSEGGCGPQDYSRVLDR; translated from the coding sequence ATGGGCACCGTGCTGTCGCTGTCGCCGGGCTCCCGTAAACCAGGTTACTATGACAACCACCCCGGCTCGCTGAGCCGCTACCCGAGCCTCAGCAGCCGCTCGCTGAACAGCCAGAAGGACCGCGGCCTGAAGAGGGGCCAGTCCATCTTCCTCCCGGCGCTCACCTGGAAGCGACTGGTCGCCTCCACCAAGAAGAAGGGCAACGCCAAGAAGGGCCCCGGCGGGGGCGGCGGCCCTGCGGCGCCCGGCGACCctctgaacaacaacaacatcatcAACCTCTACCAGAAGGACGCGGTGCTGCACCTGAACCGCGAGAACGTGAAGAAGTCCCTGTCATGCGCCAACCTGTCCAGCTACGAGGGGCCGGGGGGGCCGGGGCTGGGGTACGGGGGGCCGGGGGGGGGCGGCCCCGGCTTCGGCTACAGCAGATCCCAGCAGCTGTCGTCCGTGAAGAAGGTCCCTCAGGGCGCCTCGTCCCCGAGGCGCGTGATCGTGCAGGCGTCCACCAGCGAGCTGCTGCGCTGCCTGGGCGAGTTCCTGTGCGGCCGCTGCTACCGGCTGAAGCAGCTGTCCCCGGCCGACCCCGTGCTCTGGCTGCGCGCCGTGGACCGctcgctgctgctgcagggctgGCAGGACCAGGCCTTCGTCACGCCGGCCAACGTGGTCTTCGTCTACATGCTGTGCCGGGACGTGGTGGACGGCGACCTGGTGGCGTCGGAGCACGAGCTGCAGGCCATCCTGCTCACCTGCCTCTACCTGTCCTACTCCTACATGGGCAACGAGATCTCCTACCCGCTCAAGCCCTTCCTGGTGGAGGCGGGGAAGGAGGCCTTCTGGGACCGCTGCCTCGCCATCATCGACGCCACCAGCGCCAAGATGCTGCGCATCAACGCGGACCCGCACTTTTTCACGCAGGTCTTTGCTGAACTGAAGAGCGAAGGAGGCTGCGGGCCTCAGGACTACAGCCGGGTGCTGGATCGGTGA
- the LOC142367553 gene encoding tripartite motif-containing protein 16-like, protein MAQKGVQLDRESFSCSICLDLLKDPVTIPCGHSYCRSCVKAHWDGEDQKGIHSCPQCRETFTPRPVLGKNTMLADLVEQLKKTGLRAAPADHCYAGAEDVACDVCSGRKLKATKSCLFCLASYCEEHLQPHYDSAPFRKHKLVEPSKKLQENICSDHDEVMKMFCRTDQKCICYLCSVEEHKGHDTVSAAAERTERQRELEGSRQQIQQRIQDAEKDVKLLQQQLEAIHRSADKTEEHSQKIFSQLIRLLQKRSSDVKQQIRSQQEAEGRRVKELQEKLEQEITELKRKDAELQQLSHTEDHSQFLHSCPSVAALRGATHSSSIQIRPLRHFEDVTAAVSELRDKLQDILREEWANISLRVPEVDVLLSQPGPEPEPGPEPEPEPEAEPEPEPEPEPEPESRAGFLRYSGEITLDPNTANIQLLLSEGNRKVTLMKKTQFYSDHPDRFTGWWSQVLSRESLTGRCYWEVEMGEGYVAVAVAYKNISRAGDGDECAFGYNDKSWALYCSSDSYTFMYNNMQTSISGRRASRVGVYLDHRAGILSFYSVSGTMTLLHRVQTTFTQPLCAGIRLYSDSGDSAEFV, encoded by the coding sequence atggcgcagaaaggagttcagctggaccGAGAAAGCTTCTCCTGTTCGAtctgcctggatctgctgaaggatccggtgactattccctgtggacacagctactgcaggaGCTGTGTTAAAGCccactgggatggagaggatcagaaggggatccacagctgccctcagtgcagggAAACCTTCACACCGAGGCCTGTCCTGGGGAAaaacaccatgttagctgatttagtggagcagctgaagaagactggactccgtgctgctcctgctgatcactgctatgctggagctgaagatgtggcctgtgatgtctgctctgggaggaagctgaaagccaccaagtcctgtttattctgcctggcctcttactgtgaggaacaccttcagcctcattatgattcagctccattcaggaaacacaagctggtggagccctccaagaagctccaggagaacatctgctctgatcacgatgaggtgatgaagatgttctgccgtacggatcagaagtgcatctgttatctctgctctgtggaggaacataaaggccacgacacagtgtcagctgcagcagaaaggactgagaggcagagagagctggaggggagtcggcagcagatccagcagagaatccaggacgcagagaaagatgtgaagctgcttcagcagcagctggaggccatccatcgctctgctgataaaacagaggagcacagccagaagatcttcagccagctgatccgtctcctccagaaaagaagctctgatgtgaagcagcagatcagatcccagcaggaagccgaagggaggcgagtcaaagagcttcaggagaagctggagcaggagatcactgagctgaagaggaaagatgctgagctgcagcagctctcacacacagaggatcacagccagtttctgcacagctgcccctcagtggcagcactcaggggggctacacactcatccagcatccagatccgtcctctgaggcactttgaggatgtgacagcagctgtgtcagagctcagagataaactacaggacatcctgagagaggaatgggccaacatctcactgagagtccctgaagtggatgttttactgtcacagccaggaccagaacctgaaccaggaccagaaccagaacctgaaccagaagcagaaccagaacctgaaccagaacctgaaccagaacctgagagcagagctggattcttaagatattcaggtgaaatcacactggatccaaacacagcaaacatacagctgttactgtcagaggggaacagaaaagtgacattaatgaaaaaaactcagttttattctgatcatccagacagattcactggATGGTGGtctcaggtcctgagcagagagagtctgactggacgttgttactgggaggtggagatgggaGAGGGATATGTTGCTGTAGCAGTCGCATataagaacatcagcagagcaggagaTGGGGATGAATGTGCATTTGGAtataatgacaaatcttgggcattaTATTGTTCCTCAGACAGTTATACATTTATGTACAACAACATGcaaacctccatctcaggtcgtcgggcctccagagtgggagtgtacctggatcacagagcaggtattctgtccttctacagcgtctctggaaccatgactctcctccacagagtccagaccacattcactcagccgctctgtgcTGGGATCAGGCTTTATTCTGATTCTGGAGACTCagcagagtttgtgtaa